The DNA sequence TTTGGTTTTCGAGCATATTTTATTTGAAAAAAGTGAAAATCAATCATGAATCAGGCCAATACCAAATGGAAGTTTTTTTCTTCATAGCGCCTTTTAGCAGCGGCATCGAGTGAGGAGGAGGTAATGATCGTATCGACACTATCAATCGGCAGCCATCTTATCAGGGACCGTTGATCAAATTTCGTATGATCCGCAAGCACAACGATACGATCAGCCAGTTCCGCGATACGCTGTTTTGTACGGGCCTGGAGTTCATGACTGTCGCTGACTCCCCAGGAAACGTCTATACCTGTACAGGAAATAAAAAATGTGTTGATGTGGTAATCATTAATAATTTTATCAGAGGTGACACCTACAAGGGACATCGATTCTGTCCGGAGATATCCGCCGGTGAGTATCACCGTAACGTGTTCTTTTCTGGAAAGTTCGATGGATACATGAATAGAATTAGTAATAACAGTAAGTGGTATATTTGGAATTTTTCTTGCCATTTGCAGTGTGGTCGTACTGGCATCAATTGCTATGATTTCCCCTTCTTTGATTTCCTTTAAAGCAACGTCTGCTATATTTTTCTTTTCCTTAAGGTGTTTTTTCTCCCTTTCCAGGGAGGGAATTTCAAATCCTTCCGAGCTGGATTGAATGGCTCCTCCACGAGTGCGAATAAGTAATTTTTGTTTCTCCAAAAATTCCAGGTCGCGGCGGATTGTTTCTTCGGTTACCGTAAGATCACGGCTTAGTTGGTGTACTTTAACTTTCCCCATCTGTTTAAGCTGGTCAAGAATTTTCTGGTGACGTTTGTCAACTTTGGATTCTACAGAAAGCATGTAATTCAACTCCTCTAATATGGAATTTATAAATATTGTGTCAAATAATACTCCTAGTATAGAAGATAATTGCTAAAAGCTAATTATTCAAGCAATAAAGTCCTTTCAGGAAAAGAGATTAATATTCAAAAAGTAGAATTATGCAGTTTGTATTCCTCTCTATAATAACCAATTTCAATAAAAATAGGTAGATAAATGTGGAATTTATTTTATTAAACCATA is a window from the Alkalicoccus halolimnae genome containing:
- a CDS encoding DeoR/GlpR family DNA-binding transcription regulator, which produces MLSVESKVDKRHQKILDQLKQMGKVKVHQLSRDLTVTEETIRRDLEFLEKQKLLIRTRGGAIQSSSEGFEIPSLEREKKHLKEKKNIADVALKEIKEGEIIAIDASTTTLQMARKIPNIPLTVITNSIHVSIELSRKEHVTVILTGGYLRTESMSLVGVTSDKIINDYHINTFFISCTGIDVSWGVSDSHELQARTKQRIAELADRIVVLADHTKFDQRSLIRWLPIDSVDTIITSSSLDAAAKRRYEEKNFHLVLA